A section of the Spirosoma pollinicola genome encodes:
- a CDS encoding glycoside hydrolase family 43 protein has protein sequence MKSFFIYSILLLAALQASAQAKQEIFFADVTIYTEAGKYYLTGSRGGSEGPQGFALLESKDLKTWVVPAQANDSLGMILTKGDHTFGTKGFWAPQIFNDKGAYYLTYTADEQTVLAKSTSLLGPYQQKEVGPIDGSEKNIDSYIFKDTNGKYYLYCVRFNKGNYLYVAEFDLKTGTINPQTLKRCFDQTEPWEATPNYQSAPIMEGPTVIKLNNKYYLFYSANHFQNIDYAIGYAVADSPYGPWVKYKNNPIIHRSIVGENGSGHGDLFEGTDKQLYYVYHIHNSSDKVSPRRTRIVPVVKQWDKKVNVYQFSVKGDQVIVPLMAKK, from the coding sequence ATGAAATCATTTTTTATTTATTCGATTCTTTTACTGGCTGCTCTGCAGGCTTCAGCACAGGCAAAACAGGAAATATTTTTTGCTGATGTAACTATCTATACGGAGGCAGGAAAGTATTACCTAACCGGCTCAAGAGGGGGGAGCGAAGGGCCGCAGGGATTTGCCTTGCTAGAGTCAAAGGACCTCAAAACATGGGTAGTGCCAGCGCAAGCAAACGATTCGCTGGGTATGATCCTCACTAAAGGCGACCATACGTTCGGCACCAAGGGCTTCTGGGCACCCCAAATTTTCAACGATAAGGGTGCCTATTACCTTACCTATACCGCCGATGAACAAACCGTATTAGCTAAGTCAACATCGTTATTGGGGCCCTACCAACAAAAAGAAGTTGGGCCTATTGATGGCTCTGAAAAAAATATAGATTCCTATATTTTCAAGGATACCAATGGTAAATACTACCTCTATTGTGTACGCTTTAACAAAGGCAATTATTTGTATGTAGCCGAATTTGACCTGAAAACCGGAACCATAAACCCCCAAACCTTGAAACGATGTTTTGACCAGACAGAGCCTTGGGAGGCAACGCCTAATTATCAATCAGCACCTATCATGGAAGGCCCTACCGTGATTAAATTGAATAATAAATATTACCTGTTTTATTCGGCCAACCATTTTCAGAACATCGATTATGCGATTGGCTATGCCGTGGCCGATTCGCCCTACGGGCCTTGGGTAAAATATAAAAATAATCCGATCATTCATCGATCGATCGTTGGCGAAAACGGATCAGGCCATGGTGACTTGTTTGAAGGAACCGACAAGCAATTGTATTACGTATACCACATTCACAACTCATCCGACAAAGTAAGCCCCCGCCGGACACGTATTGTACCGGTCGTCAAACAATGGGATAAAAAAGTCAATGTTTATCAATTTAGTGTAAAAGGAGATCAGGTAATTGTACCGTTAATGGCCAAAAAATAA
- a CDS encoding recombinase family protein, producing MHYICYYRVSTKSQGRSGLGLGDQRSIVNRYLRDDDKLLQEFTEVESGRKGDRPKLQEDIRACQRLGAKLLIAKLDRLSRNVAFVMTLRDSGVDFIACDLPDANTLTVGMMVTFAQYEAERTSERTRAALAQKKAQGFKLGKPENLTLKAIQKGEAIRVDNAATHKANVQATELATLYRSKGMTYAEIADKLNQTHYQTRRNKQFEGKAVFRLLKKIK from the coding sequence ATGCACTACATCTGTTACTACCGAGTATCCACTAAATCACAGGGCCGCTCCGGGCTTGGCCTGGGGGATCAGCGGTCTATCGTGAATCGGTATCTCCGGGATGATGATAAACTGCTTCAGGAATTTACGGAAGTAGAGTCCGGAAGGAAGGGGGATCGGCCAAAGCTCCAGGAAGATATTCGAGCCTGTCAGCGACTAGGGGCAAAGCTACTGATTGCAAAGCTCGACCGGTTAAGCCGGAACGTGGCCTTTGTGATGACACTACGGGATTCAGGCGTTGATTTCATAGCTTGTGATCTGCCCGATGCCAATACTCTTACCGTAGGCATGATGGTTACGTTTGCTCAGTATGAAGCCGAACGTACTTCCGAACGCACCCGTGCAGCCCTAGCGCAAAAGAAGGCACAAGGTTTCAAGTTAGGTAAGCCTGAAAACCTGACCTTAAAGGCTATTCAGAAGGGAGAAGCTATACGGGTTGATAACGCGGCCACTCATAAGGCCAATGTCCAAGCTACCGAGCTGGCTACGCTTTACCGAAGTAAAGGAATGACCTATGCTGAGATTGCCGATAAGCTGAACCAGACCCATTATCAAACTAGGCGTAATAAGCAGTTTGAAGGGAAAGCAGTGTTCCGGCTGCTGAAAAAAATAAAATAA
- a CDS encoding type II toxin-antitoxin system RelE/ParE family toxin, whose protein sequence is MIQSFKHKGLRLFFEQDDASKLQPHHVEKIRRILYRLDEAKTIDDMNVVGWALHQLSGTLKGFWSVKVNGNYRIIFRFEEGDAYDVDYVDYH, encoded by the coding sequence ATGATTCAGAGTTTCAAGCATAAAGGATTACGGTTATTCTTTGAACAGGATGATGCTTCCAAGTTACAACCGCATCATGTTGAGAAGATCCGACGTATCCTGTACCGACTAGATGAAGCTAAAACCATTGATGATATGAATGTGGTGGGCTGGGCATTGCATCAACTCTCCGGTACATTGAAAGGGTTCTGGTCAGTGAAGGTAAACGGTAATTACCGCATCATTTTCCGTTTTGAAGAAGGTGATGCCTATGACGTTGACTATGTAGATTATCATTAA
- a CDS encoding HigA family addiction module antitoxin, producing the protein MRPPHPGSMIKDILEGIKEETGDALTIRQVAKGLGTTPKTLSNILNEHQGISSEMAIRLSEAFGSNPDFWLKLQRDFELWHAEKKVNRSNIEHFWPVAKHGLQPA; encoded by the coding sequence ATGAGGCCACCACATCCAGGCTCGATGATAAAAGACATTCTGGAAGGAATAAAAGAGGAAACGGGCGATGCTTTGACTATCCGTCAGGTTGCTAAAGGGTTAGGCACGACCCCGAAAACGCTGTCAAATATATTAAATGAGCATCAAGGAATTAGCTCAGAAATGGCTATCAGGCTTTCAGAAGCCTTTGGTAGTAACCCTGACTTTTGGCTAAAGTTGCAGCGTGATTTTGAACTCTGGCATGCTGAGAAAAAAGTGAATCGTTCTAACATTGAACATTTTTGGCCGGTAGCTAAACATGGCTTACAACCAGCATAA
- a CDS encoding DUF6088 family protein, whose amino-acid sequence MIRKKSMILLREDFLDLGGYDQVGRALKLLIFKGKIVRLGYGLYCKTKISSLTGETVLAAPLTTVAKEALSRLGVQVIPSNAEIAYNAGRSTQVPTGRLLGVKVRFSRKIGYNGGYIHYEYITPEKERERLFSSLFGSWESEETGDELVKLIYSARSSSIKNIEL is encoded by the coding sequence GTGATTCGCAAGAAGTCTATGATCCTACTGCGGGAAGATTTCTTGGATCTGGGCGGGTATGACCAGGTGGGCAGGGCATTGAAACTCCTAATCTTCAAAGGAAAGATAGTTAGGCTAGGTTACGGCCTTTATTGCAAAACTAAAATATCATCTCTGACAGGGGAAACCGTACTAGCAGCCCCATTAACAACAGTAGCCAAAGAAGCATTAAGCCGATTAGGTGTACAGGTTATTCCTTCTAATGCAGAGATCGCTTACAATGCGGGTCGATCAACCCAAGTTCCAACTGGCCGCTTACTTGGTGTAAAGGTTAGATTTAGCCGTAAGATCGGCTACAATGGAGGTTATATTCACTATGAATATATTACACCCGAAAAAGAAAGAGAAAGACTTTTTAGCAGTTTATTTGGAAGCTGGGAAAGTGAAGAAACTGGCGATGAATTGGTTAAACTAATTTATTCCGCTCGTTCTAGTAGTATAAAGAATATAGAATTATAA
- a CDS encoding helix-turn-helix domain-containing protein yields MDSDKQATVPKVLINLAYLLGTEVNNQRIEIPERFGRGYCAGFVFNEHIRLLILNYELREKWEVDNPDVNATARMILFKFQNVIPKPNTVSRGKEIPSVLIATSRMNTDAVIPIHTNTETINIEVDASYLKGLVDLSEKSPVLQSLLANTQPLLFEEIIFPSLQTIVDEMVNESVGEPFELFFMRIKAEELICRLLMALEKRAEKQLYALNTHDLQTIYRVKEQLLNRLDTPPVITELASSAHMSPTKLKRLFKQIFGNSIFSYYQSFRMKEAARLLTTEKRSISEVGYQLGFTNLSHFSRVFEEHMGLKPKKYSAM; encoded by the coding sequence ATGGATAGCGACAAACAAGCAACCGTTCCGAAGGTCCTAATCAATCTTGCTTATCTATTAGGGACAGAAGTCAATAACCAACGGATAGAAATCCCCGAAAGATTCGGTAGGGGTTATTGTGCCGGATTTGTGTTTAATGAACATATCCGCCTGCTGATCCTAAATTATGAACTCAGGGAAAAATGGGAGGTTGACAACCCGGATGTCAATGCTACGGCGAGAATGATCCTTTTTAAGTTTCAGAACGTGATCCCTAAACCCAACACCGTATCAAGGGGCAAGGAAATACCTTCCGTTTTAATTGCGACCAGCCGTATGAATACCGACGCCGTTATTCCGATTCATACCAATACGGAGACGATTAATATTGAGGTGGATGCCAGTTACCTGAAGGGACTCGTTGACTTGTCTGAAAAATCGCCGGTGTTGCAAAGCCTGTTAGCCAATACGCAGCCCTTGTTATTTGAAGAAATAATCTTTCCGTCTTTACAAACCATTGTCGATGAAATGGTGAACGAGTCGGTTGGTGAACCGTTTGAACTGTTTTTTATGCGGATAAAGGCAGAAGAATTGATTTGCCGCTTGTTAATGGCATTGGAAAAGCGGGCTGAAAAACAGCTTTATGCGTTAAATACTCATGATCTACAAACTATTTACCGAGTAAAAGAGCAACTGCTTAACCGGCTGGATACACCACCGGTGATTACTGAATTAGCCAGTAGTGCTCACATGAGTCCAACCAAACTGAAACGTTTATTCAAGCAAATTTTCGGCAACAGTATATTCAGTTATTATCAATCATTCAGGATGAAAGAAGCGGCCCGTTTGTTGACAACGGAGAAGCGGTCTATTTCAGAGGTAGGTTATCAACTTGGATTTACTAACCTGAGTCATTTCTCAAGAGTGTTCGAGGAGCATATGGGCCTCAAACCGAAGAAATATTCGGCCATGTAA
- a CDS encoding FAD-dependent oxidoreductase: MVVNKKQVAIIGAGPGGLTLAKLLQIKEANVTVYERDLNKDSRVQGSPLDMHEESGWAALRQANLIDEFKNNVRQGADKKVIVNEQAEIIFSDHETKLSGGLGNESARPEIDRGALRKIFLASLQPETVVWDSHFISMEGQNEGWMLHFKNGSSAYADLVIAADGANSKIRPYVTNIKAFYSGFTMVEVNVDDAAKATPHIYALLNGGKIMAFGNGKNILGGQKGIGGLGFYASFKPDASWATNSGLDFSDRSQVLGWFKKEYSGWNSIWYELFENAAMPVIPRPIYCMPLDQTWETLPNVTLLGDAAHVMPPFAGEGANTSMFDALELSDCLTSDQYNTLPEAIADYEVRMRKRAALAAKQSLENGERMHSAGALEKMLAVFGAK; encoded by the coding sequence ATGGTAGTGAACAAGAAGCAAGTAGCCATCATTGGGGCTGGTCCGGGAGGGTTAACCTTAGCCAAGCTTTTACAGATCAAGGAGGCAAACGTAACCGTGTATGAAAGGGATCTTAATAAAGATTCTCGTGTGCAGGGTTCACCCCTCGATATGCACGAAGAATCTGGATGGGCGGCTTTGCGCCAGGCAAATTTGATAGACGAGTTTAAAAACAATGTCCGTCAAGGTGCCGATAAAAAGGTCATCGTAAATGAACAGGCAGAAATCATTTTCAGTGACCATGAAACCAAACTCAGTGGAGGTCTGGGCAATGAATCTGCTCGTCCTGAAATAGATCGCGGTGCATTGAGGAAAATCTTTTTGGCGTCTTTACAACCAGAAACCGTTGTGTGGGACAGTCATTTTATATCAATGGAAGGCCAAAATGAAGGCTGGATGTTACACTTTAAAAACGGCTCATCGGCTTACGCCGATCTGGTAATTGCCGCGGATGGAGCTAATTCTAAAATCCGTCCATACGTCACCAACATCAAAGCTTTTTACTCTGGATTTACCATGGTCGAAGTCAATGTTGACGATGCCGCAAAAGCAACACCTCATATATATGCCCTGCTGAATGGCGGAAAGATTATGGCTTTCGGAAATGGAAAAAACATATTGGGTGGTCAGAAAGGCATTGGCGGTCTGGGGTTTTACGCAAGCTTTAAACCCGATGCTAGTTGGGCAACAAACAGTGGTTTAGATTTTTCCGATAGATCGCAAGTGCTGGGCTGGTTTAAGAAAGAATACAGCGGATGGAACAGTATCTGGTATGAACTGTTCGAGAATGCCGCAATGCCTGTTATTCCGCGCCCGATCTATTGCATGCCTTTAGATCAAACCTGGGAAACCCTGCCTAACGTAACATTGCTTGGTGATGCCGCGCACGTAATGCCTCCTTTTGCAGGAGAAGGCGCGAACACATCTATGTTTGACGCTTTGGAATTGAGCGACTGTTTAACGTCTGATCAATACAACACATTGCCCGAAGCCATTGCTGATTACGAAGTACGTATGCGCAAAAGAGCTGCACTGGCGGCAAAACAGTCGCTTGAAAATGGCGAGCGGATGCATTCAGCCGGTGCGCTCGAAAAAATGCTGGCTGTTTTTGGCGCAAAATAA
- a CDS encoding MFS transporter, which produces MKSKKQLWIVIGIVALNSIGMSIVLPLLPFIVGKYLLDSQVVVGMSALMSVFAGCTFFAAPALGALSDHYGRKIILLVSLLGSVVGYVLFGIGGALWILFLGRIIDGLTAGNISTLFAYISDTTEPNERVKWFGYLGSAMSIGKLGGPALGGLLGSVAISLPFYVTAGLILLSGLGVYFLLPESLAPEKRTRQLTLQSFNAFSHMKDIFGLRAITLLLITGICFYAGLGVFQFNFIIFLKDVYNWGPAFIGTILTLVGVCDIATRILLLPWLLKRFSEKSIGIAGLICLATGLALVVASAIQPSVMTVSVTLSFIISGAGLFEPTYNGKLSHSVDQSSQGKLQGVNQSLQSANNVLVPLCAAAIYIYSPGVLYAIAALIVLVAAVLYACKAQTK; this is translated from the coding sequence ATGAAATCGAAAAAACAACTGTGGATCGTCATAGGCATCGTCGCGCTGAACTCCATCGGTATGTCAATCGTGCTGCCGCTTTTACCGTTTATAGTCGGCAAATACCTTCTTGATTCACAAGTAGTTGTGGGCATGAGTGCGCTCATGTCAGTATTTGCTGGCTGTACCTTCTTTGCCGCTCCCGCATTGGGCGCATTGAGCGATCATTACGGGCGCAAAATTATCCTCCTGGTCAGCCTGCTGGGTTCTGTTGTCGGCTATGTATTGTTTGGGATTGGTGGAGCGCTCTGGATACTTTTTCTTGGCCGCATCATTGACGGCCTTACTGCTGGTAATATCAGTACCCTGTTTGCTTATATATCCGACACCACTGAACCCAATGAGCGGGTGAAATGGTTCGGTTATCTTGGCTCAGCCATGAGCATCGGAAAACTGGGCGGGCCTGCTTTAGGGGGTCTGTTAGGCAGCGTCGCTATTTCGCTCCCTTTCTACGTCACTGCGGGATTGATATTATTGTCAGGTCTGGGGGTATATTTCCTGCTACCGGAATCGTTGGCACCCGAAAAACGGACCCGGCAGCTAACGCTACAAAGCTTTAACGCTTTCTCCCACATGAAGGATATATTTGGCCTTCGAGCGATTACCTTACTACTTATTACAGGTATCTGTTTTTACGCTGGCCTGGGTGTTTTTCAATTCAACTTTATTATTTTTCTAAAAGACGTTTATAACTGGGGACCTGCATTTATTGGCACGATACTAACGCTTGTCGGCGTTTGCGATATTGCGACACGGATATTGCTATTGCCTTGGCTCCTGAAGCGTTTTAGTGAAAAAAGTATCGGGATAGCCGGATTGATTTGTTTGGCAACCGGCCTGGCGTTGGTTGTAGCTAGTGCCATACAACCATCCGTGATGACGGTTTCTGTAACATTGAGCTTCATTATTTCAGGAGCCGGTCTTTTTGAGCCTACCTACAATGGAAAGCTATCACATTCCGTCGATCAAAGCAGTCAGGGCAAACTTCAGGGCGTCAACCAAAGCTTGCAGTCGGCCAATAACGTGCTTGTCCCGCTCTGTGCCGCTGCCATCTATATCTACAGCCCCGGTGTGCTGTACGCCATCGCAGCGCTAATTGTACTGGTAGCCGCTGTGCTGTATGCCTGCAAAGCTCAAACTAAATAA
- a CDS encoding DUF3800 domain-containing protein: MQGFTQYIYNGHVPTLFNQASFRFVNSQASLLVQTADFVAGTVARCYDETVLSSERASFVQLLKPKLLTLKYWPDVFAPVVAQGVPDQANYNAGLAELCVGLGQDFLHRKLASRSPQEIDQVTCLNYLLFHFRHVDPARYISSRELIAHIEERRGSLPSLHYFQTRVIAPLRDAGVIIASSTKGYKIPSCEGDLYDFINHSNTIIQPLLSRISKCRDRIRLATGGTIDLLEREEYANLKHLLADPALTGFGGNR, encoded by the coding sequence ATGCAAGGCTTTACCCAGTACATTTATAATGGGCACGTACCCACCCTATTTAACCAGGCTAGTTTTCGCTTTGTCAATAGCCAAGCTAGTTTGCTCGTCCAGACGGCTGATTTTGTAGCGGGTACCGTAGCCCGGTGTTATGATGAAACAGTTCTATCATCCGAACGAGCGAGCTTCGTACAATTATTAAAACCTAAATTACTTACTCTAAAATATTGGCCAGACGTATTTGCCCCCGTGGTGGCTCAGGGCGTGCCCGATCAAGCCAATTACAATGCTGGTTTAGCTGAACTGTGTGTGGGCCTAGGCCAAGACTTTTTGCATCGTAAACTGGCTAGTCGTTCCCCTCAAGAAATTGACCAGGTTACCTGCTTAAACTATTTGTTGTTTCACTTCCGCCATGTTGATCCCGCTCGTTACATCTCGAGCCGGGAATTAATAGCGCACATTGAGGAACGGCGCGGCAGTTTGCCCAGCCTGCACTACTTTCAAACGCGAGTGATTGCTCCGCTCCGGGATGCCGGTGTCATCATTGCCAGTAGCACCAAAGGCTACAAAATTCCCTCCTGTGAGGGAGACCTTTATGATTTCATCAATCACAGCAACACGATCATTCAGCCGCTGCTATCTCGGATCAGTAAATGCCGGGATCGAATTCGTTTAGCCACTGGAGGAACGATTGACCTTTTAGAACGGGAGGAGTATGCAAATCTAAAACACTTGTTAGCCGATCCAGCGCTAACTGGATTTGGCGGTAATAGGTAG
- a CDS encoding helix-turn-helix domain-containing protein, with protein sequence MGPIATPFVLSEVDLTTLDQLVSKGKESVRKLNRIRTLQFSHQGQSPEQISTLLGISVATVYNLRKRYRDQGIQGAIGEKARPGQPRKVTQQVEAHITQIACSEAPDGRTRWTASLINEKLIKLEIHIDDESVRLVLKKVSSNLGSKSNGALGR encoded by the coding sequence ATGGGCCCAATCGCTACACCGTTCGTCTTGTCCGAGGTTGACCTGACAACGCTTGATCAATTAGTGAGTAAAGGTAAAGAGTCCGTTCGTAAACTGAACCGAATCAGAACCTTACAGTTTTCGCATCAGGGCCAGTCGCCTGAGCAGATCAGCACCTTATTAGGCATCAGTGTAGCGACGGTATACAATTTGCGAAAACGCTACCGAGACCAGGGAATACAAGGGGCCATTGGCGAAAAAGCCCGTCCTGGCCAGCCCCGTAAAGTCACTCAACAGGTTGAAGCACATATCACTCAAATCGCTTGTAGTGAGGCTCCTGATGGGCGAACGCGCTGGACGGCGAGCCTGATCAATGAGAAACTGATTAAGCTTGAGATTCATATTGATGACGAATCGGTGCGTTTAGTATTAAAAAAAGTAAGCTCAAACCTTGGCTCAAAAAGCAATGGTGCATTGGGCAGGTAG
- a CDS encoding transposase: MGQVDGEYLAKMENVLALYNQEPSPGRARLCFDERPCQLLDDVVAPLPVKPGKIAKEDNEYIRQGTGVVLLAYDLDKGVRYTQTRKQRTKAGYAQFMDHIVTTYYSHVEYIDLVQDNLNTHKYGSFYEHLPLAQARVLSRKLVFHYTLKHGSWLNIAEIEFSAMARQCLNRRIGSLDELGRQVELWTAERNERLVKVHWSFTVATAEDKLKRWYEQVNPANKPLESIN, encoded by the coding sequence ATTGGGCAGGTAGATGGGGAGTATCTGGCCAAAATGGAGAATGTTTTGGCCCTTTACAACCAAGAACCCTCACCGGGCAGAGCGCGATTATGCTTTGATGAACGCCCTTGTCAGTTGCTTGATGATGTGGTTGCTCCGTTACCAGTCAAGCCCGGGAAAATAGCCAAAGAAGACAATGAATATATCCGACAAGGGACAGGAGTTGTGCTGCTGGCTTACGATCTGGACAAGGGCGTCCGGTACACCCAGACGCGAAAGCAACGTACCAAAGCGGGTTATGCTCAGTTTATGGATCACATCGTGACCACGTACTATTCTCACGTTGAGTACATTGATTTGGTTCAGGATAATCTAAACACGCATAAGTATGGCTCTTTTTATGAACATCTACCATTGGCCCAAGCCCGTGTTTTAAGTCGAAAACTAGTCTTTCACTATACGCTCAAACACGGCTCCTGGTTGAACATAGCGGAGATTGAGTTTTCGGCTATGGCTCGTCAATGTCTGAATCGGCGTATTGGTAGTCTGGACGAGTTAGGTCGCCAAGTTGAACTGTGGACGGCTGAACGTAATGAGCGGTTGGTCAAAGTACATTGGAGTTTTACTGTGGCTACAGCTGAGGATAAACTCAAACGGTGGTATGAGCAGGTAAATCCGGCCAATAAGCCACTAGAATCTATTAATTAA
- a CDS encoding DUF3800 domain-containing protein produces the protein MHDHIAFLDEWGNNGLDFTKPGRAGVPVSTHFIVTAIILRKEQLSEAEAQVEAVRKRFFQTGPIQSAKVGSDDKRRILILKQLLPVPFQLVLFQFN, from the coding sequence ATGCATGACCATATCGCTTTTCTAGATGAGTGGGGAAACAATGGCCTTGACTTTACTAAGCCAGGCCGCGCCGGCGTACCGGTTTCCACTCACTTTATCGTTACCGCCATCATCTTGCGCAAAGAACAGCTAAGTGAGGCTGAAGCTCAAGTAGAAGCCGTGCGTAAACGCTTCTTCCAAACAGGACCTATCCAATCAGCTAAAGTAGGCAGCGACGATAAGCGCCGTATCTTGATTCTAAAACAACTGCTACCGGTGCCCTTTCAACTAGTACTCTTCCAATTTAATTAA
- a CDS encoding SDR family oxidoreductase, with amino-acid sequence MDIKNSTILITGGTSGIGLEMKKQLLALGASDIIITGRDADRLSQIKLEIPQIHTYQSDVSKPDDIRNLYVLVTRQFPKLNIIINNAGIMRNLDVSDQSLSLENITTETDINLSGTIRMVHQFLPHLLTKPAAAIVNVSSGLAFIPFPVSPIYSAAKAGVHAYTQVLRLQLKETNVKVIELAPPATDTPLGDPFIGLVDSSQTMKTDKLVRLAIKGIRNGTSEIKPGLAKVLKAMSRIAPNFTLKMLDASIQKAKARN; translated from the coding sequence ATGGACATCAAAAACAGTACGATCCTAATCACAGGCGGAACCAGCGGCATTGGTTTAGAAATGAAAAAACAGTTGTTAGCCCTCGGTGCTTCTGACATCATTATTACCGGCCGGGACGCCGACAGGCTCAGCCAGATTAAACTAGAGATTCCTCAGATCCATACTTATCAAAGCGATGTAAGTAAACCGGATGACATAAGAAACTTATATGTCTTAGTTACCAGGCAGTTCCCTAAACTTAATATCATCATTAACAATGCGGGTATTATGCGCAACCTTGATGTGAGCGACCAGAGTCTGAGTTTGGAGAATATCACAACTGAAACCGACATAAATCTTTCCGGTACCATTCGAATGGTGCATCAATTCCTTCCCCATCTCCTGACCAAGCCGGCGGCCGCGATCGTGAATGTCTCTTCAGGTTTGGCGTTCATTCCTTTTCCGGTATCGCCGATTTATAGTGCTGCCAAGGCAGGCGTTCACGCCTACACCCAGGTGTTACGGCTGCAATTAAAAGAAACCAATGTAAAGGTTATTGAACTGGCGCCACCCGCCACCGACACACCCCTGGGAGATCCTTTCATCGGATTGGTCGACAGCAGCCAAACGATGAAAACGGATAAACTAGTTAGGCTTGCCATCAAGGGCATTAGGAATGGTACCAGCGAAATCAAGCCCGGTTTGGCCAAAGTGCTAAAAGCGATGAGCCGGATTGCCCCCAATTTCACCTTAAAAATGCTTGATGCAAGTATCCAAAAAGCAAAAGCTAGAAACTGA
- a CDS encoding helix-turn-helix domain-containing protein produces MATTTPLRVKSITDFHRVTGLPSPLHPLISLVDYSLIWKVQANNPTSAVFDFYSISVKRDLNAKLMYGQQPYDFDEGVMYFLAPGQVLRVETVEDTTAEPSGWLLLIHPDFLWHTSLSKSISGHDFFGYACHEALFLSEKEEEIIHGISQNISREIQDNIDQFSHQIIITQLEGLLGYADRFYNRQFMTRRINSHRVLSQLETLLEGYFNKNEQPFTGAPSVQFVAEQLNMSPNYLSGLLKTLTGLNTQQHIHEKLIAIAKQKLSTTDLTVS; encoded by the coding sequence ATGGCGACTACAACACCGCTTCGAGTAAAGTCGATCACCGATTTCCACCGAGTGACCGGTTTGCCTTCCCCACTTCACCCGCTGATCAGTCTGGTTGACTATTCCCTCATCTGGAAGGTGCAGGCCAACAATCCAACCAGCGCCGTCTTTGATTTTTATTCGATTTCGGTAAAGCGCGACTTGAATGCAAAGCTCATGTATGGTCAGCAGCCTTATGATTTTGATGAAGGGGTTATGTACTTTCTGGCTCCCGGGCAAGTACTGCGTGTAGAAACGGTCGAAGATACGACCGCCGAGCCATCGGGTTGGCTGCTGCTGATCCATCCCGATTTTCTTTGGCACACCAGCTTGTCAAAAAGCATAAGTGGCCACGATTTTTTCGGCTATGCTTGTCATGAGGCCCTTTTTTTGTCGGAAAAAGAAGAGGAAATCATCCATGGAATCAGTCAAAATATTAGCCGGGAGATCCAGGACAATATCGATCAGTTCTCTCACCAAATCATTATTACCCAACTAGAAGGGCTTCTTGGCTATGCTGACCGGTTTTACAATCGTCAATTTATGACTCGACGGATCAACTCTCATCGTGTGCTTTCGCAACTGGAGACCTTACTGGAGGGCTATTTCAATAAAAATGAACAGCCGTTTACTGGCGCTCCGTCGGTTCAATTCGTTGCCGAACAACTCAATATGTCCCCCAACTATTTAAGCGGGTTGCTCAAAACACTGACCGGTCTAAACACGCAACAACACATTCATGAAAAACTGATCGCCATCGCCAAACAGAAGCTTTCGACAACTGACCTAACGGTAAGCTAA
- a CDS encoding AraC family transcriptional regulator yields MAYELGFEHLPSFSKLFKNKTNQSPLEFRRAFQ; encoded by the coding sequence ATTGCTTACGAGTTAGGCTTCGAACACTTACCATCCTTTAGCAAGTTGTTCAAGAATAAAACCAACCAGTCCCCGCTTGAATTTAGGCGGGCGTTTCAATAA